Proteins from a single region of Haloplanus sp. GDY1:
- a CDS encoding PAS domain-containing protein has protein sequence MSQELGHGDTADRGGGSRRAGDEPRVLLFMGPGRNRDLLAETLGRRYRIETATDPAALGAEYDCCVFDRGGIDRTEFDRIADVAEAGRGTEDAFLPFVLLVSADAADAVGPAVWEYVDDVIELPVGKAELLSRIDNLIQRRLTAVELEARSRELEETVAELRLKERAMDKAPVGITITDPDRDDNPMIYANERFQELTGYDEEEVVGRNCRLLQGADTDPETRRTLREHIAAERPVSVDIVNYRKNGRRYWQKLDVAPVRGDDGTVRNFVGFQTDITDRKIRERRLQVLNRVLSHNLKNKMNLIEGHVALLREEADVDGSLDSLGVIERAAVDLMELAESVRRIDRVISMAESAGEPVVLNDRIEQLVSMFEDRYPEATFSVALPDEPVEVAVGGLTTAIEEAMENAVEHNRGRHPSVEVRIGTRGGEWVDVEIEDDGPGIPDREVEVLDGGETPLNHAERLGLWQIHWIVRKAGGEFSVAEADAGGTVVTLSVPLGD, from the coding sequence ATGTCACAGGAACTAGGCCATGGGGACACGGCCGATCGGGGAGGCGGTAGCCGGCGGGCGGGCGACGAGCCACGCGTGTTGCTGTTCATGGGCCCCGGTCGCAACCGTGACCTGCTGGCGGAGACGCTGGGCCGCCGGTACCGGATCGAGACGGCGACCGATCCGGCAGCGCTCGGGGCGGAGTACGACTGCTGCGTGTTCGACCGGGGTGGGATCGACCGGACCGAGTTCGACCGCATCGCGGACGTCGCCGAGGCCGGTCGCGGGACCGAAGACGCCTTCCTGCCGTTCGTGCTCCTGGTGTCCGCCGACGCCGCGGACGCCGTCGGCCCGGCCGTCTGGGAGTACGTCGACGACGTGATCGAACTCCCGGTCGGGAAGGCCGAACTCCTCTCCCGGATCGACAACCTGATCCAGCGACGACTGACCGCGGTCGAACTCGAAGCCCGGTCGCGGGAACTCGAGGAGACGGTCGCCGAACTCCGCCTGAAGGAGCGGGCGATGGACAAGGCCCCGGTCGGCATCACCATCACCGATCCGGACCGCGACGACAACCCGATGATCTACGCGAACGAGCGGTTTCAGGAGCTGACCGGGTACGACGAGGAGGAGGTCGTCGGCCGGAACTGTCGCCTCCTGCAGGGCGCGGACACCGACCCGGAGACGCGCCGGACGCTCCGGGAGCACATCGCCGCCGAACGGCCGGTCTCCGTCGACATCGTGAACTACCGCAAGAACGGCCGGCGGTACTGGCAGAAACTCGACGTCGCGCCCGTCCGCGGCGACGACGGCACCGTCCGGAACTTCGTCGGCTTTCAGACGGACATCACCGACCGCAAGATCAGGGAGCGACGGCTCCAGGTGTTGAACCGCGTCCTCAGCCACAACCTGAAGAACAAGATGAACCTGATCGAGGGCCACGTCGCGTTGCTGCGGGAGGAGGCGGACGTGGACGGCTCCCTGGACTCGCTCGGGGTGATCGAGCGGGCGGCCGTCGACCTCATGGAGCTCGCGGAGTCGGTGCGGCGGATCGACCGGGTCATCTCGATGGCCGAGTCGGCCGGCGAGCCCGTCGTCCTGAACGACCGCATCGAGCAACTGGTGAGCATGTTCGAGGATCGCTACCCCGAGGCGACGTTTTCGGTCGCCCTCCCGGACGAACCGGTCGAGGTGGCCGTCGGCGGACTGACGACCGCCATCGAGGAGGCGATGGAGAACGCCGTCGAACACAACCGCGGGCGACACCCCTCCGTCGAGGTCCGGATCGGGACGCGCGGCGGGGAGTGGGTCGACGTCGAAATCGAGGACGACGGCCCCGGCATCCCCGACCGCGAGGTCGAGGTCCTCGACGGCGGCGAGACGCCGCTGAACCACGCGGAACGGTTGGGCCTCTGGCAGATCCACTGGATCGTCAGGAAGGCCGGCGGGGAGTTCTCGGTGGCCGAAGCGGACGCGGGCGGCACCGTCGTCACGCTCTCGGTGCCGCTCGGCGACTAG
- a CDS encoding ArsR/SmtB family transcription factor, translating into MADLLPSRPDTSAAEQTDPRVVGLDSEDADDLLSALSSDTAREVLATLHDEPDTPARVAERVDTSLQNAQYHLGNLEEAGLIEVIDTAYSEKGREMNVYAPADRPLVVFAGSEDESSGLESALKRLLGAVGLLGVASLLVQWRFGDLPGLARTGGAGAADGGDGGMGTMSTEATTTAADAAAAGLPPGLVFFLGGLAAIVLVAAAFYVRR; encoded by the coding sequence ATGGCAGATTTGCTGCCCTCGCGTCCCGACACCTCCGCGGCCGAGCAGACCGATCCGCGCGTCGTCGGTCTGGACAGCGAGGACGCCGACGACCTGTTGTCCGCGCTGTCCTCGGACACCGCCCGCGAGGTGCTCGCGACCCTCCACGACGAACCGGACACGCCCGCCCGCGTGGCCGAGCGCGTCGACACGTCCCTCCAGAACGCACAGTACCACCTCGGCAACCTCGAAGAGGCGGGGCTCATCGAGGTGATCGACACCGCCTACTCCGAGAAGGGCCGGGAGATGAACGTCTACGCCCCCGCGGACCGCCCACTCGTGGTGTTCGCCGGGAGCGAAGACGAGAGCAGCGGCCTCGAGAGCGCGCTGAAGCGCCTGCTGGGCGCGGTCGGCCTGCTCGGCGTCGCGAGCCTCCTCGTCCAGTGGCGCTTCGGCGACCTGCCCGGGCTGGCACGGACCGGTGGCGCGGGCGCCGCCGACGGCGGCGACGGCGGCATGGGCACGATGAGCACCGAGGCGACGACGACGGCGGCCGACGCCGCGGCCGCGGGGCTCCCACCGGGGCTCGTCTTCTTCCTCGGTGGCCTCGCGGCCATCGTCCTCGTGGCCGCGGCGTTCTACGTCCGTCGCTAG
- a CDS encoding DUF7552 domain-containing protein: MALRETRCRIEALAEGGRYRVASARTGEEPVPVVGLRYPDRETAARAARLTRAYRAALRRWDPALAWVEPVVHECRPTDEGERSTAGTRREAASTGGEP; the protein is encoded by the coding sequence GTGGCGCTCCGTGAGACGCGGTGTCGAATCGAGGCGCTGGCCGAGGGCGGTCGCTACCGCGTGGCGTCGGCCCGCACCGGCGAGGAGCCGGTCCCGGTCGTCGGACTGCGGTATCCCGACCGCGAGACGGCCGCGCGGGCCGCACGGCTGACCCGCGCGTACCGCGCGGCGCTGCGGCGGTGGGATCCCGCGTTGGCGTGGGTCGAGCCGGTCGTCCACGAGTGTCGGCCGACCGACGAGGGCGAGCGGTCGACCGCGGGGACCAGACGGGAGGCGGCGTCGACGGGGGGCGAGCCGTGA
- a CDS encoding acyl-CoA thioesterase: MTETATLAESHTEMTEIVLPNDTNTHGRALGGAVLHWMDVCGAIAAMRFANEGVVTASMEHVDFKSPIDIGEVVVVEAYVYGTGRTSIEVNVEVRAENPREDTERDTTSSFFTFVAVDDDGDPTPVPDLGCPTEAERRLRDAALDDRATQLERLVERMES, from the coding sequence ATGACGGAGACGGCGACCCTCGCGGAGTCCCACACCGAGATGACGGAGATCGTGCTCCCGAACGACACGAACACGCACGGCCGGGCGCTCGGGGGCGCCGTCCTGCACTGGATGGACGTCTGTGGCGCCATCGCGGCGATGCGGTTCGCCAACGAGGGGGTCGTCACCGCGTCGATGGAACACGTCGACTTCAAGAGCCCGATCGACATCGGAGAGGTGGTGGTCGTCGAGGCGTACGTCTACGGGACCGGGCGGACGAGCATCGAGGTGAACGTCGAGGTACGGGCGGAGAACCCGCGGGAGGACACCGAGCGCGACACCACCTCCTCGTTTTTCACGTTCGTGGCCGTCGACGACGACGGCGACCCGACGCCCGTCCCCGACCTCGGCTGCCCGACCGAGGCCGAGCGCCGACTTCGGGACGCCGCGCTCGACGACCGGGCGACACAGCTCGAACGGCTCGTCGAGCGGATGGAGTCCTGA
- the dpsA gene encoding DNA starvation/stationary phase protection protein DpsA: MNTQESVRRQADSVEASEALRLEQEKVEQLVEALNTDLAATYVLYHQLKKHHWNVEGAEFLDIHEYLGEAAEDAEEAADELAERAQALGGVPLAGGKRLEENAPVEPEDDDVYDIRTSLRHDMEMYGDIIETVREHVELAEGFGDHATAEMLREQLVEMEEHAHHLEHYLEDDTLVLDSATN; the protein is encoded by the coding sequence ATGAACACGCAAGAATCCGTCCGACGGCAGGCCGATTCGGTCGAAGCCAGCGAAGCGCTCCGCCTCGAACAGGAGAAGGTCGAACAGCTCGTCGAGGCGCTCAACACCGACCTCGCGGCGACGTACGTCCTCTACCACCAGCTGAAAAAGCACCACTGGAACGTCGAGGGCGCGGAGTTCCTCGACATCCACGAGTACCTCGGCGAGGCCGCCGAGGACGCCGAGGAAGCGGCGGACGAACTCGCGGAGCGAGCCCAGGCGCTCGGCGGCGTCCCGCTCGCCGGCGGCAAGCGGCTGGAGGAGAACGCGCCCGTCGAGCCCGAGGACGACGACGTCTACGACATCCGGACCTCGCTCCGGCACGACATGGAGATGTACGGCGACATCATCGAGACGGTGCGCGAACACGTGGAACTCGCCGAGGGCTTCGGCGACCACGCCACCGCCGAGATGCTCCGCGAGCAGCTCGTGGAGATGGAGGAACACGCCCACCACCTCGAACACTACCTCGAAGACGACACGCTCGTCCTCGATTCGGCCACGAACTGA
- a CDS encoding ATPase domain-containing protein → MASTSRLSTGIEGLDEILHGGFIPERNYMLRGPAGSGKTILGFHFLEAGLANGETGLFVNLEEDLDDLRANAAALGFETDAIEFLDLSPTAEAFTEDDTYDVFAAAEVEQEPVTTEIVDAVSSVDPDRVVVDPLTQLRYLTSDQYQFRKQVVGFMRYLKRQGATVAFTVQHLPDLPTEDLEFIADGTIKLGSAPHGRTVTVPKFRGSSTRGGDHAYRIADDGIHVFPTLKPGDHAADYPFEQLSAGIPEVDDLLHGGLERGTVSVISGPTGVGKTTLGTQFMKEAASRGERSVIYLFEETTRTFVERSESVGIPVEEMIEEGTLSVREVEALELSPQEFANTVREDVERNDTRIVMVDGIAGYRLTLRGEGDVVLQRMHALGRYLKNAGVTTIFVDETSAITGEFTATQENISYLADNLVFLRHLELHGELRKAIGVLKKRTSDFERTLREFEITGDGIRVGEPLSRMRGILRGTPELIDDADDG, encoded by the coding sequence ATGGCGTCGACCAGTCGGCTCTCGACGGGCATCGAGGGACTCGACGAGATCCTGCACGGCGGGTTCATTCCGGAGCGCAACTACATGCTCCGTGGGCCTGCCGGCTCCGGGAAGACCATCCTCGGGTTTCACTTCCTCGAGGCGGGCCTCGCGAACGGCGAGACGGGGCTGTTCGTCAACCTGGAGGAGGACCTCGACGACCTGCGGGCGAACGCGGCCGCGCTCGGCTTCGAGACGGACGCCATCGAGTTTCTCGATCTGAGCCCGACCGCGGAGGCGTTCACCGAGGACGACACCTACGACGTGTTCGCGGCGGCCGAGGTGGAACAGGAACCGGTCACGACCGAAATCGTGGACGCGGTGTCGTCGGTCGACCCGGATCGGGTGGTCGTCGATCCGCTCACGCAACTCCGCTATCTCACGTCCGATCAGTACCAGTTCCGCAAGCAGGTCGTCGGGTTCATGCGCTATCTCAAGCGACAGGGGGCGACCGTCGCCTTCACCGTACAGCACCTCCCCGACCTGCCGACCGAGGACCTGGAGTTCATCGCCGACGGTACGATCAAACTGGGGTCGGCCCCGCACGGACGGACGGTCACCGTCCCCAAGTTCCGCGGGTCGAGCACCCGAGGCGGGGACCACGCCTACCGGATCGCCGACGACGGCATCCACGTCTTCCCGACGCTGAAGCCGGGGGACCACGCCGCCGACTACCCGTTCGAACAGCTCTCCGCGGGCATCCCGGAGGTGGACGACCTCCTGCACGGGGGCCTCGAACGCGGGACGGTCAGCGTCATCAGCGGCCCCACCGGCGTCGGCAAGACGACGCTCGGCACCCAGTTCATGAAGGAAGCCGCCAGTCGCGGCGAGCGGTCGGTGATCTACCTCTTCGAGGAGACCACCCGGACGTTCGTCGAGCGGTCGGAGTCGGTCGGCATCCCCGTCGAGGAGATGATCGAGGAAGGCACGCTCTCGGTTCGCGAGGTCGAGGCGCTGGAACTGTCACCCCAGGAGTTCGCGAACACCGTCCGCGAGGACGTCGAGCGAAACGACACGCGGATCGTCATGGTCGACGGCATCGCCGGCTACCGCCTGACGCTCCGTGGCGAGGGCGACGTGGTCCTGCAGCGGATGCACGCGCTCGGTCGCTACCTGAAGAACGCGGGCGTGACCACCATCTTCGTCGACGAGACGAGCGCCATCACCGGCGAGTTCACCGCGACCCAGGAGAACATCAGTTACCTGGCGGACAACCTCGTCTTCCTGCGCCACCTCGAACTGCACGGCGAACTCCGGAAGGCCATCGGCGTCCTGAAAAAGCGCACGAGCGACTTCGAGCGGACCCTCCGGGAGTTCGAGATCACCGGCGACGGCATCCGCGTCGGCGAGCCGCTCTCGCGGATGCGCGGGATCCTTCGCGGAACCCCGGAGCTCATCGACGACGCCGACGACGGCTGA
- a CDS encoding bifunctional nuclease family protein yields MEHTAEVSGIGVGTSEDGSNVPAVLLAARSEYLPIVITADQARAIQLGLSGEPFERPLTHDLLVEMLTEFGGAVDGIRIDDLADGTFYAKVDVERYEEGEPRKFVFDARPSDAIALAVRVDCPITVTDGVLDRAGRPEDEFEPERIDDFDDER; encoded by the coding sequence ATGGAGCACACCGCCGAGGTGAGCGGCATCGGCGTGGGCACGAGCGAGGACGGATCGAACGTCCCCGCGGTTCTCCTCGCCGCCAGATCGGAGTACCTCCCCATCGTCATCACGGCCGACCAGGCGCGCGCGATCCAGCTCGGACTGTCGGGGGAGCCGTTCGAGCGACCGCTCACACACGACCTGCTCGTCGAGATGCTGACGGAGTTCGGCGGCGCCGTGGACGGCATCCGCATCGACGACCTGGCGGACGGCACCTTCTACGCCAAGGTCGACGTCGAACGGTACGAGGAGGGCGAGCCCCGGAAGTTCGTCTTCGACGCCCGCCCGAGCGACGCCATCGCGCTGGCCGTCCGGGTGGACTGCCCCATCACCGTCACCGACGGCGTCCTCGACCGGGCCGGCCGCCCGGAGGACGAGTTCGAACCCGAGCGGATCGACGACTTCGACGACGAGCGGTGA
- a CDS encoding response regulator yields MREATPLSGTVVIAEDEPGLVDLYRTWLSDRHEVRTAADGREAIDRMDGDVDVALLDRRLPRRSGDDVLEWIRAHEDCRVAMVTCVAPHPDDDLPADAYLTKPVFRETLAETVIDLLLRGRTDEDTRTLLALVSRKLALEESYAAPELDSHPGYAALETRIDRRLDRLGAELRTAASRHGIEACPECGRRRGDAERVGVVELGPAAVKCLGCGAVVRAADPSEGSDAA; encoded by the coding sequence GTGCGTGAGGCCACACCCCTGTCGGGGACCGTCGTGATCGCCGAGGACGAACCGGGTCTCGTCGACCTGTACCGCACGTGGCTGTCCGACCGACACGAGGTACGCACCGCCGCGGACGGTCGGGAGGCGATCGATCGGATGGACGGCGACGTCGACGTGGCGCTTCTCGACCGCCGACTGCCGCGACGCTCCGGCGACGACGTGCTGGAGTGGATCAGGGCCCACGAGGACTGCCGGGTCGCCATGGTCACCTGCGTGGCACCGCATCCCGACGACGACCTGCCGGCCGACGCGTATCTGACCAAACCGGTCTTCCGGGAGACGCTGGCGGAGACGGTGATCGACCTCCTCCTCCGGGGGCGAACCGACGAGGACACGCGCACCCTCCTGGCGCTCGTCTCCCGCAAACTGGCGCTGGAGGAGTCGTACGCCGCCCCCGAACTCGACTCCCATCCCGGGTACGCGGCCCTCGAAACCCGCATCGACCGGCGACTCGACCGCCTCGGCGCCGAACTGCGGACCGCGGCGTCCCGACACGGGATCGAGGCCTGTCCCGAGTGTGGCCGGCGTCGCGGCGACGCGGAGCGCGTCGGAGTCGTCGAACTCGGCCCCGCCGCCGTGAAGTGTCTCGGCTGCGGGGCCGTCGTGAGGGCCGCCGATCCGTCGGAGGGGTCGGACGCGGCGTGA
- a CDS encoding DUF7260 family protein → MTVETHVPAARERVADEREAVRAKLAAYDDFVDRVRDVSTGGTGGEAPSSVGTTLAATTRQRGGCAAVREAFDTTVRGVDGVDDDESVFETLAAELGEEIAVALAPTTGSALTPQYREQVIEAATDRRWQLRTMATALEREAAALDAASEAFAALREWLIEADETPLTALGFDDLRERHARLGDHIDRCEAQARERQAFLDGSTSEHAKVGLGHRCLVSFLYSDLPVEYPVLDGVATAVATCKRCRRNVRAQLTRCA, encoded by the coding sequence GTGACCGTCGAGACGCACGTCCCGGCGGCCAGGGAGCGCGTCGCGGACGAGCGCGAGGCGGTGCGGGCGAAACTGGCCGCCTACGACGACTTCGTCGACCGGGTTCGCGACGTGTCGACCGGCGGGACCGGCGGCGAGGCGCCGAGTTCGGTCGGGACGACGCTCGCGGCGACGACGCGCCAGCGAGGCGGGTGTGCGGCCGTCCGCGAGGCGTTCGACACGACGGTTCGGGGGGTGGACGGCGTCGACGACGACGAGTCCGTCTTCGAGACGCTGGCTGCCGAACTCGGCGAGGAGATCGCGGTGGCGCTGGCGCCGACGACGGGGTCCGCGCTCACCCCCCAGTACAGGGAGCAGGTGATCGAGGCGGCGACCGATCGACGGTGGCAGCTCCGGACGATGGCGACGGCGCTGGAGCGCGAGGCCGCGGCGCTCGACGCCGCGAGCGAGGCGTTCGCGGCGCTCCGCGAGTGGTTGATCGAGGCCGACGAGACGCCGCTGACGGCGCTCGGGTTCGACGACCTGCGGGAGCGACACGCCCGCCTCGGCGACCACATCGACCGGTGTGAGGCCCAGGCCCGGGAGCGACAGGCGTTTCTCGACGGATCGACGAGCGAACACGCGAAGGTCGGCCTCGGCCACCGCTGTCTCGTTTCCTTCCTCTACAGTGACCTTCCGGTCGAGTACCCGGTTCTGGACGGCGTGGCGACGGCGGTGGCGACCTGCAAGCGGTGTCGGCGCAACGTGCGGGCACAGCTCACCCGGTGTGCGTAA